CTGTAGGACTTCTTCAccatcctgatcaagttgtatctgcagaaataaacttcaatatacgcctccctcaaataccgtaaaaaaaaacactgtaaaaaatgtAGCCTTTCGAAAACCACAGTACTTTTAATTATCGGCGCCCTTGAATAAGCACTGCAGatgtttttaacaatttaaaataaacactgcggCTTTAACtcaaagtaatacggtatgtatatatatatatatatactgtatacatagatagatagatagatagatatatatactgtatacatagatagatagatagatagatagatagatagatagatagatatatatactgtatacatagatacatagatagatagatagatagatagatagatatactgtatacatagatagatagatagatagatagatagatagacagatatatatactgtatacatagatagatagatagatagatagatagatagacagatatatatactgtatacatagatagatagatagatagatagatagacagatagatagatatatatactgtatacatagatagatagatagatagatagatagacagatagatagatagatagatagacagacagacagacagacagacagacagatagatagatagatatactgtatacatagatacatagatagatagatagatatactgtatacatagatagatagatagatagatagatagatagatagatatactgtatacatagatagatagatagatagatagatatactgtatacatagatagatagatagatagatagatagatagacagatatatatactgtatacatagatagatagatagatagatagatagatagacagatatatatactgtatacatagatagatagatagatagatagatagacagatagatagatatatatactgtatacatagatagatagatagatagatagatagacagatagatagatagatagatagacagacagacagacagacagacagacagatagatagatagatatactgtatacatagatacatagatagatagatagatatactgtatacatagatagatagatagatagatagatagatagatagatatactgtatacatagatagatagatagatagatagatatactgtatacatagatagatagatagatagatagatagatagatagatagatagatagatagacagacagacagatagatatactgtatacatagatagatagatagacagacagatatatatactgtatacatagatacatagatagatagatagatatactgtatacatagatagatagatagatagatagatagatagatagatagatagatagacagacagatagatatactgtatacatagatagatagatagatagatagatagatagatagatatactgtatacatagatagatagatagacagacagacagacagacagatagatagatatgtaatATGCTCCATAGCCAACATTACAAAGAAAAGATAAATGGCAATAACAATAATTTCACATCTAAACATGTGATTTAGTTGTACTTTTTACCTCCATAAAATATACTAGGttaaaatgcataaaataaaccttttaaaGCCCAACATTCAAACACAaatctctatttatttatttgtttgaaaaactggtAGAGAAAGTTATTCCTTGACAATGTGGAAATGAATCCAGCATATTTCCCAGGCTGCTGTATTCACGAAAGCTGTTGAATAGAGTTGCCCACCACTTCTCTTGGCCTTCGTGCGGATGTAGATCTGGTTCAGCGCCCCCTGCTGGCGTAGTTGTTGGTGCATGTAGAAGCGGTAGACTCCGGCATGGTGGTCGATTATCAGTCTCCTTTGGAAGGAGGCTGAGGCTGTGAACCAGACACCCAGACACAAGCCTAAAACAAAGAAAGCTGCAAACTCGTGGGAATCCTGAaacaaaaactgcacatttaaccACCCAGCTTGGAAATAAATCGAATGAACTGCAGGCAAGGTTAATGCATTCTTGGTGACGTGTAGCAGTGATGTCATTAATAACTTTGGAATTGTAAAATATATCTGCTTCCAAACAGGCAAAATTTAGCCTTAGAAAGCAGTAAAAGTGCAATCAGTAATGTTCAAAAAGGCTGGATTTCTTTTTGCTCTGTTGAATTGCACTGTATTACAATTTGAAAATGGTTTGtcttgttaattaaaataatcctgaacttaacaACACATTATTTTTCACCAATAAGCCTCccatccctcccctccccccccccccccccaaacaaactCTCACTTAACTACAACTATACCTCATGTCCACTGAGGTAAACGCCACTGCCGATGACTGAGGCAAGCAGAAGTAATAGACCCTTCCACAGGTCATCATGGAGGTAGTCCATCACAAACactaaaaaaacagcaacaaaaaatgaTCCAAACTACCCAATCTTATTTTAGGAAAACAACTCTAATCCTATATCAGTGCTAACCTGAGGCTGTGAACCCAGCCATGAATAATTCACTTTCAGTCTGCAGATTTCTCATGTGTAAATCATATTACAACCAAGTAAACTACTTTAACTGGATCCTGGAATTTGAAGTCTGTTTTAACTGGATCCTGGAATTTGAAGTTGCTGTCACTTCAAACTgccttgatttttttatttatttatttattgattgattgatttatttagcaaaagcattttgagaaaataatttaGTCATGTTACTTGTTTTGTATGTGAGCTTTTCATgaacacatttttgtttaataaatgttattattttacccccaatagATCACACTTAGCTGAACAAAGTATCATTTAAGGTCCTGGAGCTACTTTCACTCAGCAATTCTAGGTAGCAGTCTGCTAAATCCAGTTCActtccacaaaaacaaaaagcaacattTATCCCTTTATCATATAGACTTGCTGAATGGAGTTCTACTAAACTATCATTCTATCTTAAAATATTGCTTTTCAAAACAGGCAAAATTAAGACAGTTTGCTAGCTAGCAGCCTGGTAAGTATCAGCAGTGGTTTTTCAAACTGGGTCCTGGTGAGACAATTGAAAAACTCACAAATTAAATATAACTATAAATAGCCTTGCTTGATCTGAACATAGTAACTATGTGTTAAAGGGCAGTCTAGCGGTCTACCACAATATGACTATATTGCCCACACACTGATCTACCACAATACAAGTGAATTGTCCACATACTGATCACCAACCAGCTGAGTAACACCCTTTGCAGCCAGTCTCAAACCTCCTGATTACAAgggaagctgagggaacacaaagccacttcaGGAACAGtgacttgaaacctggttccaggagacctggGGTGAGTTCATAAACTCAATCTCAGAGTGTCAGAGCGCACTCTGACTGTTCGTAAACTCCTGGAGTGCTCTGTGGTGTCGTTCAAAAATTCAGAGGAGATGAATTTCGTAACACTCGGAGCACACTCTGGCCTCTCCCGCTTCAGAGCTGGATTCTCAGAGCGTTCACTTTCAAAATGGCTAACGGCTCGTTGTGGGTGATGcgagtatttttattatttatttctatatttgtcatttcaatgttttttgagaataaaatatatattccacATATTTTAAATTCAGGTTTTACATTTTGACGCGACTGAAGGGGAGAAGGGGAGGAGTCGTCTACACGCTAGACTTGTTCAACACCAATTAGCACTCaccaggttttctttttttttaaacagtaccgccacacaagaaaaaaaaaaactgaagagcagcaataataattatagtagtaTTAGACTGAAGAGTTGAAAActcatgtaaaaaatataaataaataaataaataaataaataaataaataaataaatctgttataTCTGTCTAAAAAAAGCCATGAAACAGCATGACTGCATGTTCATAGTTAATAATGGTTCAGTATTAAACCATTTTAGGTCATTCGAAAACTAAAGAGAAAATTCACGCTCTGAAGCACTCCAAAGAGATTTCTCAGACGCTCTTTCAGAGCGTCACATTGAGTTTACAAACGCACCCCTagtttgaggcagctttgctgtatcaaaccccaagtctcccctggtgtgccgtgcagtctcccgaaaccaagttccaagccgcaCAGTGTCTTCCTGTTCCCTCACCTTCAGGTTAGAGACTTCAGTACCACCAATGAGCACCATTTTGTTGGAGAAAAATGACCCTCTCCCCGAAGAGCCGCAGGATGGCATTTTAATTCATCACAGGTGAGCAATGAAAAGATTTACTTCTTAGATATATttgaacaaataaatataattgcaCTCCCCGCACCTATACTTGGTCCTCAAGGTTATGAATAGACACTAGTCATGGTTGAAACTAACAGTGCATTCGTACCGTTTGGCTTCTCAAGAGTAAAAGGATAGCAGTGGTTCTTTTTCATCTTGTTATGGAGAACTTGTTCTGCCTTGTAGACTTTGTAGTCCCAGGTACTGAAAATGCCAGTTGGCATGGCGACACTCAAACCTAAAAACAGAAAGACAATTTATATTACAACAATATACATCTCCCCCCTTGAAAAGTCTGAGTACTCCTCAACATGAACTGCAGTTCTATGAATGCCATTATATTTCCTTCAAAGGGCAAAGGTGATttttatatacaggtatattgtATAAATGTGCTTCTTTTCACAAACAGTGCCTAGGTATTGCTATACTAGCTATATATAATCTCAGTGTAGATCAGTAGAAAGTTCTAAAGGAATGCCAGCCTTCATACTCAAGTTTCACCCAAGTCATTATCTCAgccataataacaataataataatctattagtTACCTGCTGCTTTCTGCCTTTCCACACCCAAAACAAAGCCAGCATGATaacaacccgttgccatggtgaCCAAGTTCTATTCCAATAAGACAGATAGAATGTTCCGGATCAGGCAGCCACTGTTTCTGAAggtgtaaacatttatttaaagtgtAGAATTGTCAGTTAACTACAATTCTAATAGGgatatgtggcaaagtgggtggtagggggaacaggtgtagcagtgatgcggtgcaggaatgaCGGGCAGACAACTGTAATCCAGAAAACAAGCTTTTATTTTCCGTCCTCGTCtagtgaccacaaataataagccccggcaatacacaacgatgtgtaaagctcggggctgaagaacacaggttgcagtcctgataaaggaaacaaaaacacggtcacccgtctcgggtgcgtgcagtcgtgatggtggtgcgtgaatatactttattccgtgacagttcgtgaagtggtgatccggcttgtgctggcccaaggcgacagctctggatgtgcgtttagctgtctagtgatttcaaaagacacagacagttagtttacagagacgaacaaacacaaacccacacacacacaactctttgcagagtaatacagtgattacgtccttctcggtccttggcttaacccaaacgaaggaaaagaacagagttaccctggcccctatatgtaatcccggatgatatctaggtaaacggttgcagctgccttattacttgcagctgccccttgtttacctgtcagatcaatac
The Acipenser ruthenus chromosome 3, fAciRut3.2 maternal haplotype, whole genome shotgun sequence genome window above contains:
- the LOC117435699 gene encoding cation channel sperm-associated auxiliary subunit TMEM249-like, coding for MATGCYHAGFVLGVERQKAAGLSVAMPTGIFSTWDYKVYKAEQVLHNKMKKNHCYPFTLEKPNVFVMDYLHDDLWKGLLLLLASVIGSGVYLSGHEDSHEFAAFFVLGLCLGVWFTASASFQRRLIIDHHAGVYRFYMHQQLRQQGALNQIYIRTKAKRSGQGHLFYTLIINGYKIEEQQVCGFSENYEVLETLGKRMATRLNINYFDHIDISTRHLVTHWPKHQDTAEELKFTV